Proteins co-encoded in one Ruegeria sp. YS9 genomic window:
- a CDS encoding ABC transporter permease → MNPLTALGGLGRTVLSLLAAFGRVALFALDAISHILRPPFYPREFGMALLNIGWLSLPVVGLTAIFTGGALALQIYAGGARFNAEAVVPQIVAIGMVRELGPVLVGLMIAARVTSSIAAEIATMKVTEQIDALVTLSTHPMKYLTVPRVLAALITVPALVAVGDIIGIAGGYTVATQNLGFNPAAYLKNTVDFLETRDIVSSLVKGAAFGLIAATMGCYYGMNSGRGAQGVGRATKGSVEAAAVLILAANFVLTGVFFSL, encoded by the coding sequence ATGAACCCTCTCACCGCGCTCGGAGGTCTGGGCCGCACGGTTCTGAGCCTGCTTGCGGCCTTTGGCCGGGTGGCACTGTTCGCGCTTGATGCGATCTCGCATATACTGCGCCCCCCCTTCTATCCGCGCGAATTTGGCATGGCCCTGCTGAACATCGGCTGGCTGTCTCTGCCGGTCGTCGGCCTGACCGCGATTTTCACCGGCGGTGCGCTGGCATTGCAGATCTACGCCGGCGGCGCGCGTTTCAACGCCGAAGCCGTGGTGCCGCAGATCGTGGCCATCGGCATGGTGCGCGAACTTGGCCCGGTTCTGGTCGGGTTGATGATCGCGGCGCGCGTGACATCCTCGATCGCGGCCGAGATCGCCACGATGAAAGTGACCGAACAGATCGACGCGCTGGTCACGCTGTCCACGCATCCGATGAAATACCTCACCGTCCCGCGCGTTCTGGCCGCCCTGATCACAGTGCCTGCTTTGGTGGCCGTGGGTGACATCATCGGAATTGCCGGCGGCTACACCGTGGCCACGCAGAACCTGGGCTTCAACCCGGCGGCCTATCTTAAAAACACCGTGGATTTCCTGGAAACCCGCGACATCGTCTCATCACTGGTCAAAGGCGCGGCCTTCGGCCTGATCGCAGCCACCATGGGCTGCTACTACGGCATGAATTCCGGCCGTGGCGCGCAGGGCGTGGGCCGCGCCACAAAAGGCTCGGTCGAGGCCGCCGCCGTGTTGATCCTGGCTGCAAACTTCGTTCTCAC
- a CDS encoding GNAT family N-acetyltransferase, whose protein sequence is MDFSSGLAVDPSQITSFFADVFSASEGPEEGAEIGTFARELINSTPPEDILVCTAHNDHELLGCAIFSRMTFSQDTRNVFILSPMAVQTGSQKTGIGQALISYGLDRLRASGVDVALTYGDPAYYCKTGFVQITEDTAQPPLKLSHPHGWLGQALDGHELKPLKGPSQCVSALDNPTLW, encoded by the coding sequence ATGGATTTTTCTAGCGGATTGGCCGTAGACCCATCACAGATCACAAGTTTTTTTGCAGACGTTTTTTCCGCATCGGAAGGGCCGGAAGAGGGCGCAGAAATTGGTACGTTCGCACGTGAATTGATCAACAGCACGCCGCCTGAAGACATTCTGGTGTGCACGGCGCATAACGATCACGAGCTGCTTGGCTGTGCCATCTTTTCCCGGATGACGTTTTCGCAGGATACGCGCAATGTGTTCATCCTCTCGCCGATGGCCGTTCAAACGGGCTCGCAAAAAACAGGTATTGGACAGGCGCTGATTTCTTATGGTCTGGATCGCTTGCGGGCATCAGGTGTGGATGTGGCACTGACCTATGGCGACCCGGCCTATTATTGCAAAACGGGATTTGTGCAGATCACCGAGGATACTGCCCAGCCACCGCTGAAACTCAGCCATCCGCATGGCTGGTTGGGTCAGGCGTTGGATGGTCACGAACTGAAGCCTTTGAAAGGCCCATCGCAATGCGTTTCTGCACTGGACAACCCGACGCTGTGGTGA
- a CDS encoding replicative DNA helicase, translated as MNEISSIEQAAAQIQNAETMPHSIEAEQQLLGAILTNNDLYDRVASIIGAEHFYDPVHARIYEVASARIAKNALASPVTLKSFMAEDEGLKELGGPAYLVKLAGASISAFAVHDYAQMIYDLAIRRELIRLGRDISDKAARVDVSSEPKEQIVEAEQQLYQLSEQGQTEQGFQSFLKAVTEAVNVTNEAYQRGGGMAGISTGLADLDKQLGGLHPSDLIILAGRPSMGKTSLATNIAFNVAKAYKRGTKPDGSEGAIDGGVVGFFSLEMSAEQLAGRVLAEASEISSHKIRQGDMTEAEFRRFVDAAKELEACPLFIDDTPALPISQLAARARRLKRTHGLDLLVIDYLQLCRGMSDNRVNEIAEISMGMKAIAKELNIPVVALSQLSRQVESRDDKRPQLSDLRESGSIEQDADVVMFVFREEYYKEREKPGDHELEKMEEWKQAMERLHGKAEVIVGKQRHGPIGTVELSFEAQFTRFGNLVKPWQQGGEIEGY; from the coding sequence GCCTCGATCATCGGGGCTGAACATTTCTATGATCCGGTCCATGCTCGGATTTACGAAGTGGCCTCGGCCCGTATTGCAAAGAATGCGCTCGCCTCGCCCGTGACGCTCAAATCGTTCATGGCCGAGGATGAGGGTCTGAAGGAACTGGGCGGTCCCGCCTATCTGGTCAAACTGGCCGGCGCTTCGATCAGCGCATTCGCGGTGCACGACTATGCCCAGATGATCTATGACCTTGCCATCCGGCGCGAGCTGATCCGGCTGGGCCGCGACATCTCGGACAAGGCGGCGCGGGTCGATGTCTCGAGCGAGCCAAAAGAACAGATCGTCGAGGCCGAGCAGCAGCTTTATCAGCTGTCCGAGCAGGGCCAGACCGAACAAGGCTTTCAATCCTTCCTCAAGGCCGTCACCGAAGCCGTCAACGTCACCAACGAGGCCTACCAGCGTGGCGGCGGCATGGCCGGGATTTCCACCGGTCTGGCCGATCTGGACAAGCAATTGGGTGGGTTGCACCCGTCCGACCTGATCATTCTGGCCGGGCGTCCATCCATGGGTAAAACCTCGCTGGCCACCAACATCGCCTTCAACGTTGCCAAGGCCTACAAGCGCGGGACCAAGCCCGACGGCAGCGAAGGTGCGATCGATGGCGGCGTTGTCGGCTTCTTCTCACTCGAGATGAGTGCGGAACAGCTTGCAGGCCGGGTTCTGGCGGAAGCCTCGGAGATTTCCAGCCACAAAATCCGTCAGGGCGACATGACCGAGGCCGAATTCCGCCGTTTCGTGGATGCGGCCAAGGAACTGGAAGCCTGCCCTTTGTTTATTGACGACACCCCTGCCTTGCCGATCTCGCAACTTGCCGCCCGGGCACGACGGTTGAAACGGACCCACGGGCTGGACTTGCTGGTCATCGACTATCTACAGCTGTGCCGCGGCATGTCCGACAACCGGGTGAACGAAATCGCCGAGATCTCGATGGGCATGAAAGCCATCGCCAAGGAACTGAACATCCCGGTCGTTGCGCTTTCACAGCTGTCCCGTCAGGTCGAAAGCCGCGACGACAAGCGCCCGCAACTGTCCGACCTGCGCGAATCCGGCTCGATCGAGCAGGACGCCGACGTGGTGATGTTCGTGTTCCGCGAGGAATATTACAAGGAACGGGAAAAGCCCGGCGATCACGAACTGGAAAAGATGGAAGAGTGGAAGCAGGCGATGGAACGTCTGCACGGCAAGGCCGAAGTCATCGTCGGCAAGCAACGTCACGGGCCCATCGGTACGGTCGAATTGTCGTTCGAGGCACAATTCACCCGCTTTGGCAATCTGGTCAAGCCCTGGCAACAGGGCGGTGAAATCGAGGGTTATTGA
- a CDS encoding Hint domain-containing protein yields MPAIISEIRYRNGPNFAPDGDYIEIRVPVGTDVTGLQVDVYNANGSVRSSTDVDTGTMTTVGGFDYYVISARINRLGAVSLSDNGSVLSFVSFDSQVTATQGPASGQTSTQIGSNGTDDTASLSSKDGVNFVEDPNPSPGAPCFASDTLILTDRGEIRVQDICPGDRVMTTGDSSATVRLVLSRHLRQTDLLKTPELRPVRITAGALGHGLPRRDLTVSRQHRMLVRSDIAQRMFDTRDVLVSAIRLTDLPGVYVDYDATQVVYHHVVCDRHVVLFAEGAPSESLFTGPEALKSLPPEALHELLQIFPGLSCDKDMDPAFYIPSGRRQKKLVARHVRNSKAIIDQALF; encoded by the coding sequence TTGCCCGCGATCATATCGGAAATAAGATATCGCAACGGCCCGAACTTTGCTCCGGACGGAGATTACATTGAAATCCGTGTCCCCGTCGGAACCGATGTCACCGGGTTGCAGGTCGATGTTTACAACGCCAACGGCTCGGTACGCAGTTCGACGGATGTCGACACCGGAACGATGACCACCGTGGGCGGGTTCGACTATTACGTGATTTCGGCGCGCATCAACCGATTAGGGGCGGTCTCTCTTTCTGACAATGGTTCGGTTCTCAGCTTTGTATCCTTTGACTCGCAGGTGACAGCGACCCAGGGGCCGGCCAGTGGCCAGACCTCGACCCAGATCGGCAGCAACGGCACGGACGATACCGCGTCGCTGTCATCGAAGGACGGGGTCAACTTTGTCGAGGATCCCAATCCCAGCCCCGGCGCCCCCTGTTTTGCTTCGGACACCCTGATCCTGACGGACCGTGGCGAAATCAGGGTTCAGGATATCTGCCCGGGTGACAGGGTGATGACGACCGGAGACAGCTCGGCAACCGTTCGGCTTGTTCTGTCCCGGCACCTGCGCCAGACCGATCTGTTGAAAACACCCGAACTGCGCCCAGTCCGCATCACGGCCGGCGCCCTGGGGCACGGCCTGCCTCGCCGGGACCTGACGGTTTCACGACAGCACAGAATGCTGGTCCGTTCGGACATCGCGCAGCGCATGTTCGACACAAGAGACGTTTTGGTCTCGGCCATCCGGCTGACAGACCTGCCGGGCGTTTACGTGGATTACGATGCGACGCAGGTGGTTTATCATCACGTTGTCTGTGACCGTCACGTGGTTCTTTTTGCCGAAGGCGCGCCAAGTGAAAGCCTGTTTACCGGCCCCGAAGCTCTCAAATCCCTTCCGCCCGAAGCGTTGCACGAGCTGTTGCAGATTTTTCCGGGTCTCAGCTGCGATAAAGATATGGACCCTGCCTTCTATATCCCCAGCGGCAGACGGCAGAAAAAGCTGGTGGCCCGACATGTCCGGAACAGCAAGGCGATCATAGATCAGGCCCTGTTCTAG
- the alr gene encoding alanine racemase — protein sequence MSTARLTINLQALASNWRALDAKTGVETGAVVKADAYGLGAGPVSDTLAEEGVRKFFVAAAEEGAAVRQAVGPGPMICVFSGHMEGDTQLLLANDLTPLINSPEQFQLHQHALPNHPFGIQLDSGMNRLGLEPADWAELRPKAEAMSPVVIMSHLACADEPDHPMNQQQLRTFREMTEGVAAPRSLAATGGMLLGPEFHFDFCRPGIGLYGGLPFADAKPVVTVDLPVIQVRKVAVGETVGYGNSWVARRPSRIATVAAGYADGLHRAIGGGIDTFAGNQPCPVVGRISMDLITVDVTDLPKDPERLRILNGHQTVDDLAEAAGTIGYEILTSMGNRYSRGYVE from the coding sequence ATGAGTACTGCACGTTTGACGATCAATCTTCAGGCGCTCGCCAGCAATTGGCGGGCGCTCGACGCGAAAACCGGGGTCGAAACCGGTGCCGTGGTCAAGGCCGATGCCTACGGGCTGGGCGCCGGGCCCGTCAGCGACACGCTGGCCGAAGAGGGCGTTCGCAAGTTTTTTGTGGCTGCCGCAGAAGAAGGCGCCGCTGTCCGCCAGGCGGTCGGTCCAGGCCCGATGATCTGTGTCTTTTCAGGGCATATGGAAGGCGATACCCAGTTGCTGCTCGCCAACGATCTGACACCATTGATCAATTCGCCAGAGCAGTTCCAACTCCACCAACACGCCCTGCCCAACCATCCGTTCGGCATTCAACTGGACAGTGGCATGAACCGGCTGGGTCTTGAACCCGCCGACTGGGCCGAATTGCGCCCAAAGGCCGAGGCGATGTCACCGGTTGTCATCATGTCCCATCTGGCCTGCGCGGACGAGCCGGACCATCCGATGAACCAGCAGCAGCTTAGAACCTTCCGAGAGATGACCGAAGGTGTCGCCGCGCCGCGTTCTCTGGCCGCGACCGGCGGCATGCTTTTGGGTCCCGAGTTCCATTTCGATTTCTGCCGCCCGGGCATCGGTCTGTACGGCGGCCTGCCCTTTGCGGACGCCAAACCCGTTGTCACGGTCGATCTGCCTGTCATCCAGGTGCGCAAGGTGGCCGTGGGCGAAACTGTTGGTTACGGCAACAGCTGGGTTGCGCGCCGACCCTCTCGTATCGCCACAGTCGCGGCGGGGTATGCAGACGGCCTGCATCGCGCCATCGGCGGCGGCATAGACACCTTCGCCGGCAATCAGCCCTGCCCGGTCGTCGGCCGTATCTCGATGGATCTGATCACGGTGGACGTCACGGACCTGCCGAAAGACCCGGAACGCCTGCGTATCCTGAATGGCCATCAGACCGTCGATGATCTGGCCGAAGCTGCCGGGACAATTGGCTATGAGATCCTCACATCAATGGGCAATCGCTATTCGCGGGGCTATGTGGAATGA